TCAACCAGCCGCCAAGCTCTCGCTGTCTGCAAACCCGCGCCAGTTTTGCATTCTGCGCTTTTAGCATTAAGCATTGCCCCAACTGCCAGTGTATAGAGCCATTCGATACCTGAAAATTCAACCTGGCTGCCCGTCGGGCGAAGGATTCTGGAACAAGCGATGCCCCATACTCAAGCAAGTGGAACAAAAACCAAAACCGAGGCTGCTGTCGGCCTCGAGGCAGGCGCCACGGCCTTGCCTGATTCTCTTGCCTCCGAGGCAGCTTTGGGTCGCCATCTGTGGCGGCTCGTGCCCTTCGCACGTCCTTACACCAAGCGTATCCTCACGGGTCTGGCAACCAACGCCATGGCCCGCCTGTTTGATCTTCTACCGCTGGTCCTCGTGGGCCAAGTGGTGGACCTCATCACTCCCGGAGCCAACGGCCTGGCCCTGGCCGCGACCGAACCGCACCTGTTCTGGGTCTACGGCCTGGCCGTACTCGGGGGGTTTCTGGGCTTGGCGCTATGCCAATCCGCCAGCGACTATGCCCTCGACTCCATGGCCCAGATGGTGCGCCATGACATCCGCGGCCGGCTGTACGAGCATATCCAGCGGCTGGACGTAGCCTTCTTCGAGGAACGCCAGACAGGCGACATCATGTCCGTGGTCTCCTCGGATGTTGACACCCTGGAAAATTTCTTCGCCGACGTATCCACTTCGATAGTGCGCCTGGTCATCACCTTCACCGGCACCTACGCGGTGCTGTTCTGGCTGGACTGGCGACTGGCGCTGCTGCTGCTCGCCCCTCTGCCCTTCGCGGTCGCGGCCGTGCGCTTCTTCGCCAAGCGCGTGCAGCCTCGCTACCGCCAAGCCCGTCGCGCCGTGGCCGCCATCAACTCGATCATCGAGAACAACCTGCAGGGCATAGGCGTGATCCAGGCCTACACGGCCGAGGGCCCGCAGGCCGAGCGCGTTCTGGCCCAATCCGCCGAGTACCGCGACGCGGCCATTCACGCGGCGGCCGAACGAGCGCGCTTCCTGCCGATCATCTACGTGCTTGCCGGCCTGTCCTTCGGAACGCTCATCGCCCTGGGCGGCTGGCTGACCTTCACGGACCAAGGGCCCAGCGTGGGCGATTTCACGTCCTTCATCCTGCTGGCCATGCGTCTGGTGCTGCCCTTGTTCGTCTTCGGCATGCTCATCAACCAGATCCAGCGCTCCGAAGCCGCAGCCCAGCGCATCATGGAGCTGTTGGACACGGAGCCCGCCATCCGCGACCGGCCCGACGCCAAGCCCCTGGCCGAGCGTCCGTCCTGCGTGGAGTTCCGCGACGTGCGCTTCGACTACAAGGGCCGCGAACAGATCATAAACGGCGTGGGCTTCGCCTTGGGGACAGGACGCCTGATCGGCGTGGTAGGTCCCACGGGCGCGGGCAAGTCCACGCTGGTCAAGCTTCTCCTGCGCTACTACGAACCGGACTCGGGCCAGATACTGGTGGATGGCTTGCCCTTGACCGGCCTGGCTCTGGAGAGCTTCCGCCGCTATGTGGGCTATGTATCCCAGGACCCATTCCTGTTCTTTGGCCCGGTGCTGGACAATATCCGTCTCGGCTCGCCCGAGGCGTCCGACGAGGACGTGCGCCATGCGACCGAAGTTGCCGGAGCCGACGAGTTCATTCAGGGTCTGCCCCAAGGCTATCAGACCCTGGTGGGCGAGCGGGGCCTGAAACTATCCGGCGGTCAGCGCCAGCGTATCTCCCTTGCCCGCGCCATTCTGCGCGATCCGGCCATCCTGCTGCTGGACGAGGCCACGGCCAGCGTGGACACGCGCACCGAAGAGATCATCCAGCGCAACATGGACCGCTTGCGGGCAGGCCGCATGATCCTGGCCGTGGCGCACAGGCTGTCCACGGTACGCAACGCGGACGAGATACTGGTGCTCGTGGATGGCCTGGTCGTGGAACGCGGAAGGCATGAGGAACTGGTGCGGAAAGGCGGGGTTTATGCGGGTCTGTGGAGCGTGCAGAGCGGAGAAGGCGCGCCAGTCTCGTCTGTAGCGCAAACCGCTGACCAGGAAGCTTGATAGCTCCTGAGAGCCGTTTGAAGTTTGCAGATAAGAAAATAAGAGTGCAGGGAAATCATTTCCCTGCCGGGAGTGGGTCTGGGAGAGGGCAGCGCCCTCACCCAGTTCACATCCAAAATGCGCAAGATGGATCGCCTTGCGAGCAAATGCGCGGGGCGAGGCCGCACCGGCCATGCTGCGCGGAATCCGGGCAAGTTAACTTCCGCCCCGGTTTCCAGGACCAAAGGGCATCGGCGTTCCCGGGGTCGGCTACGGTTCCCCAGCCTTGCCAAGCTTTCCCAGGTCCAATGTCAGCAGCCTCGAGTCGCGCAGCACGGTCAGAGTCAGGGGCTTGCCGGCCTTGTGCGCCTCCACGCCTGCCTTGTGCAGGTCCCACAGGCTGGTCACGGGCGTTGCGCCGGCCATGGTGATGACATCGCCGACCTGCAGGCCCGCGTTTCCTGCCCGGGAATCGTCATCCACGTCCATGACTATGACGCGCTGACCTTCTTCTTGAAGGACCATGCCCATGGAGCTGCGGTGCGTGGCCGGACAATAATAGAAGACATCCGCGCCTTCGCGGGGCTCCTTGCCGCGCCAGGGCAGCACTAGCAGGATCTTCGCGCCTGGATCGTAGGTCCGCAGACGGTGGGCGATGCCCCAGCCGAACTCCACATGGCCCGCGCCGGCCACGATGGCCACTGGCCGCGCGAAGTTCCTGCGCGCTTCCACGGCCTGCTCGGCCATCTTGCTGTCCCACAGGGATTGGATAAGGAAGAAGCGCTCATGACGCAGCCCGGCTTCCAGTTTGTCCATGTCCTCGCCGGAGCTGTGCTGCGTAAAGACATCCTCCAGAACCTTGGCCTGCTCCGCCGGCGGCGGCACGATACTCTCGGGCAACAGAATGGTCTCTTCGGGGCTCAGGGAATTCAGGCCTTCCGCGCTGACCTGCGCGATGATCGTCTGAGGCAGGTTGAGAGCCGCCATGGGCAGCTTATGTTCCTTGGCAGCCAGAAAAATGGGCTCGTAGAGATCGAAGCCGTAGCCCCAGGCCTTCTGCCAGTCCAATCGCTCTTCCACCACCTGGGCGTCGAGAATGTCGTCGGCGAACTCGTCCAGGATATCCTGGCGCGTTACGTCGACCATCTCAAGACCAACGACGGGACCGGAGCCTTGAGCGGCCATGGCCCGGATAAGCGCGGCCTGGGAGATGTGGTCACAGCGGCTGCCGTGGCTTTCGCCAAGCAGGATGTAGTCATGCTTGGCGGCCAGTTCGGCGAATGCCTTGTGCGTGATGCGCTGGCCCTTGGCGTTGAACAGGCTGCCTGGTTCAGTGCCCGCGGGCGGGACGGCCTGACGGCCCTTGGATGCGGAAGGAGCGACCGGAGTCGGCGCGCGGCCCGGCCCGGCCGCGCATGACGCGAGCCAGGCCAGGGACACGGCGATTATGAACAGTCGAACGATGGGTCTTACGGCTAATCCCACTTACGCTTGTCCTCGATGGGACGGATCTGCGGCGGCAGCGAACCGGGAGCCAGGATCTTCAGTTCTGGGCGGAGCTTGATCTTCTCCCGGAAGGTATGCAGCAGCTCGTCCTGACGCTTGAAGTTGGAAGCCTCGATATAAAGTTCCATCTCGTCGATGCCTTCGGGGTTGGTAACCACGATCTGCCAGCGTTTGATTTCCTCGTAGGTGGACATGACCTGCTCGACCTGGTGCGGGTACACGAACATGCCCTTGATGCGAGCCGTGGTGTCCACGCGGCCGACGATGGTGCCCAGCCGCGGCGTGAAGCGGCCGCAGGCGCACGGGGCACGATCGATGTAGGACAGGTCGCCGGTGGCCAGGCGGATCAGAGGGTAGGTCTTGTTGAAGGCCGTGACCACGATCTCGCCCACTTCGCCGTCCTTGAGCGGAATGCCCGTGTCGGGATGGCAGATTTCCACGAAGGCGCGGTTGGAGATGTGCAGGCCGGTCTTGTGGAAGCACTCGTAGCCGATGCAGCCCACGTCGGCCGTGCCGTAGCC
This sequence is a window from Desulfocurvibacter africanus subsp. africanus DSM 2603. Protein-coding genes within it:
- a CDS encoding ABC transporter ATP-binding protein, whose translation is MGRHLWRLVPFARPYTKRILTGLATNAMARLFDLLPLVLVGQVVDLITPGANGLALAATEPHLFWVYGLAVLGGFLGLALCQSASDYALDSMAQMVRHDIRGRLYEHIQRLDVAFFEERQTGDIMSVVSSDVDTLENFFADVSTSIVRLVITFTGTYAVLFWLDWRLALLLLAPLPFAVAAVRFFAKRVQPRYRQARRAVAAINSIIENNLQGIGVIQAYTAEGPQAERVLAQSAEYRDAAIHAAAERARFLPIIYVLAGLSFGTLIALGGWLTFTDQGPSVGDFTSFILLAMRLVLPLFVFGMLINQIQRSEAAAQRIMELLDTEPAIRDRPDAKPLAERPSCVEFRDVRFDYKGREQIINGVGFALGTGRLIGVVGPTGAGKSTLVKLLLRYYEPDSGQILVDGLPLTGLALESFRRYVGYVSQDPFLFFGPVLDNIRLGSPEASDEDVRHATEVAGADEFIQGLPQGYQTLVGERGLKLSGGQRQRISLARAILRDPAILLLDEATASVDTRTEEIIQRNMDRLRAGRMILAVAHRLSTVRNADEILVLVDGLVVERGRHEELVRKGGVYAGLWSVQSGEGAPVSSVAQTADQEA
- a CDS encoding ChaN family lipoprotein, with amino-acid sequence MGLAVRPIVRLFIIAVSLAWLASCAAGPGRAPTPVAPSASKGRQAVPPAGTEPGSLFNAKGQRITHKAFAELAAKHDYILLGESHGSRCDHISQAALIRAMAAQGSGPVVGLEMVDVTRQDILDEFADDILDAQVVEERLDWQKAWGYGFDLYEPIFLAAKEHKLPMAALNLPQTIIAQVSAEGLNSLSPEETILLPESIVPPPAEQAKVLEDVFTQHSSGEDMDKLEAGLRHERFFLIQSLWDSKMAEQAVEARRNFARPVAIVAGAGHVEFGWGIAHRLRTYDPGAKILLVLPWRGKEPREGADVFYYCPATHRSSMGMVLQEEGQRVIVMDVDDDSRAGNAGLQVGDVITMAGATPVTSLWDLHKAGVEAHKAGKPLTLTVLRDSRLLTLDLGKLGKAGEP